Proteins found in one Mucilaginibacter gracilis genomic segment:
- a CDS encoding arginine deiminase family protein has translation MLTTTNFNINNTSEIGDLLCLLIHSPDAGLGKVVPNKAQDWLFEDIVHLDTIRRKEYDHYVKVLLYFLDPEKIAGKLSAIDSPESNRDFFKPGNAGFHNSTKVIEFQTLLADILAEQTVKEKLVAAICGMENLTYGLQQTLVDTGATELAKTLLSGFLNHKLIFAPIPNFIFSRDVGVAINNYLLISKPAKAARLRESLLVRYIFFNHPLFAAYRNNIIEIPESMEAFLEPIGESHEPTTLECGDVMVVSPNHILIGCSERTSTRGANAAIKLLFEKGVVEKVTIIKIPQKRNFMHLDTVFTQVKRNVWVLLKSLFDEEAVNLNEPISHFGDTMAKDSPQIIQFAKGKTNEPKHFANLEALLDDISRNDLHSAEPTQFIYSGNNQFPYDSREQWTDSCNLLALKEGVVLAYDRNDKTIEAFEQHGFAIVKVADLLKKLESGETSTETITDTVILMPSAELSRARGGFHCMSMPLLRSSIVHLPLVH, from the coding sequence ATGCTCACTACTACAAATTTCAACATCAATAACACGTCCGAAATTGGCGACCTGTTATGCTTGCTCATCCACAGTCCGGATGCCGGATTGGGTAAGGTTGTGCCCAATAAGGCTCAGGATTGGCTTTTTGAAGATATAGTTCACCTGGATACCATCCGCCGTAAAGAGTACGACCATTATGTTAAAGTGCTGCTTTATTTTTTAGACCCTGAAAAAATAGCAGGGAAATTAAGTGCAATAGACAGCCCCGAAAGCAACCGCGACTTTTTTAAACCGGGCAATGCCGGGTTTCATAACTCAACCAAAGTAATAGAGTTTCAAACGCTGCTGGCCGATATATTGGCCGAACAAACCGTTAAGGAAAAATTGGTTGCCGCCATTTGCGGCATGGAAAACCTCACCTATGGTTTGCAGCAAACCTTAGTAGATACCGGCGCAACAGAACTGGCAAAAACACTTTTATCGGGCTTTTTAAACCATAAACTTATATTTGCGCCCATACCCAATTTTATTTTTTCGCGCGATGTTGGTGTAGCCATTAATAATTACCTGCTCATTAGTAAACCCGCGAAAGCTGCCCGCCTGCGCGAAAGTTTGCTGGTGCGTTACATCTTTTTCAACCATCCGTTGTTTGCCGCTTACCGCAACAATATCATCGAGATACCCGAAAGTATGGAAGCGTTTTTAGAACCCATCGGCGAAAGCCACGAGCCAACCACTTTAGAGTGCGGCGACGTAATGGTGGTTAGCCCGAACCATATTTTAATTGGTTGCAGCGAGCGCACATCAACACGCGGCGCAAACGCGGCCATTAAATTACTGTTTGAAAAAGGCGTTGTCGAAAAGGTAACCATCATCAAAATTCCGCAAAAGCGTAACTTTATGCACCTGGATACTGTTTTTACACAGGTTAAACGCAACGTTTGGGTGCTGCTAAAATCGTTATTTGATGAGGAAGCGGTTAACTTGAACGAACCTATTAGTCACTTTGGCGACACTATGGCTAAAGATAGCCCTCAAATAATACAGTTTGCCAAAGGCAAAACAAACGAGCCAAAGCATTTTGCTAACCTGGAAGCCTTGCTTGATGATATTAGCCGTAACGATTTGCACAGTGCCGAGCCAACACAATTCATCTACTCGGGCAATAACCAGTTCCCTTACGATTCGCGCGAGCAATGGACGGATTCGTGTAATCTCCTCGCACTAAAAGAGGGTGTGGTTTTGGCATACGACCGTAACGATAAAACCATTGAAGCTTTTGAACAACACGGTTTTGCCATTGTTAAGGTTGCCGATCTGCTCAAAAAACTGGAAAGCGGCGAAACATCGACCGAAACCATAACAGATACCGTAATACTCATGCCATCCGCCGAGTTATCGCGTGCACGTGGCGGCTTCCATTGTATGAGTATGCCGTTGTTAAGGAGTTCAATAGTTCATTTGCCATTGGTTCATTAG
- the ctlX gene encoding citrulline utilization hydrolase CtlX, whose amino-acid sequence MNQLTSHILMIRPVSFGFNEQTAESNAFQHRSQNEQDIQQKALAEFDAFADKLKANGLDVIIVNDKPEPHTPDSIFPNNWVSFHEDGKIFMYPMQAENRRLERDLKMLKKITLNSFFVSDIKDLSAYENNEQYLEGTGSMVLDRGNKIAYACLSPRTHPDVIGAFRAESGYTSILFHATDQNGKAIYHTNVMMCMGDEFVVICLDAVTDTAEKNLLMASFEQTNKQVIEISQQQLNEFAGNMLELRNEKNERLLVMSARALASLHPQQVQKLEKYCKIISANLQTIETIGGGSARCMIAEVHLPPLSS is encoded by the coding sequence ATGAACCAGTTAACATCCCACATATTAATGATACGCCCCGTTAGCTTCGGCTTTAACGAGCAGACGGCAGAAAGTAATGCATTTCAGCACCGCAGCCAAAATGAGCAGGATATACAGCAAAAGGCATTGGCCGAATTTGACGCTTTTGCTGACAAATTAAAAGCCAATGGTTTGGATGTTATTATAGTTAACGACAAGCCAGAGCCGCATACGCCCGATTCCATTTTCCCAAATAACTGGGTATCGTTTCACGAGGATGGCAAAATATTTATGTATCCGATGCAGGCCGAAAACAGGCGATTGGAGCGGGATTTGAAGATGCTAAAAAAGATAACCCTGAATAGCTTTTTTGTGAGCGATATTAAAGACCTGAGTGCTTACGAAAATAATGAGCAATATTTAGAAGGTACGGGTAGTATGGTTTTAGATCGCGGAAACAAAATTGCTTACGCTTGTTTGTCGCCACGTACTCATCCCGATGTTATTGGGGCTTTTCGTGCAGAAAGCGGCTACACCTCCATCCTATTCCACGCTACGGACCAAAACGGTAAAGCAATTTACCACACCAACGTAATGATGTGCATGGGCGACGAATTTGTAGTAATATGCCTTGATGCCGTAACCGATACTGCCGAAAAAAACTTATTAATGGCATCTTTTGAGCAAACAAACAAGCAGGTTATCGAAATTTCGCAACAGCAACTCAACGAATTTGCGGGCAATATGCTGGAATTAAGAAACGAAAAAAACGAACGGTTATTGGTTATGTCGGCCAGGGCGCTTGCTTCGCTTCATCCCCAACAGGTTCAAAAACTTGAAAAATATTGTAAAATTATTAGCGCAAACCTGCAAACCATAGAAACCATTGGCGGCGGAAGTGCCCGTTGTATGATAGCAGAGGTACATTTGCCGCCTTTGAGTTCATAA
- a CDS encoding arginine decarboxylase → MQSYEEFIDLSVGFPQEGFEVYDDELYFHDLNLMEMIETYGTPLRFTYLPIVSKKIQQAKLLFQQAIVKNNYRGSYKYCYCTKSSHFKHIVEEALKNDIHLETSSAFDMPMIDALEKKGLLNKEMTVICNGFKTFQYKTYIIDMLHDGFKNIIPVLDNKEEFNIYDDEVEMDTPCNLGIRIAAEEQPDSQFYTSRLGVRIEDVIDFYYNKIEKNPNFRLKLLHFFINSGISDTPYYWNELEKYVTLYCKLKKINPDLDTLDIGGGMPFKDSLVFDFDYEYMINEIVSRIKEICAEHDVIEPDIITEFGKYTVAEASGILYKVLGRKQQNDRERWLMLDGSFITNLPDVWALNQKYVLLPINNWDSEYERVNLGGITCDGQDYYNQEAHMNSVFMPKTRKVQYIGFFHTGAYQEVLSGYGGIHHCLLPSPKHVLIRRNRDETFNFEVFGEEQNSKQVLKLLGYS, encoded by the coding sequence ATGCAGAGTTACGAGGAATTTATTGACCTGAGCGTGGGTTTCCCGCAAGAGGGTTTTGAGGTTTATGATGATGAATTATATTTTCACGACCTTAATTTAATGGAGATGATAGAAACGTATGGTACGCCGCTTAGGTTTACTTACCTGCCTATCGTTTCAAAAAAAATACAGCAAGCTAAACTATTGTTTCAGCAGGCCATAGTTAAAAACAACTATCGCGGAAGCTATAAATATTGCTATTGTACCAAAAGTTCGCACTTTAAGCATATTGTTGAAGAAGCGTTAAAAAACGACATTCACCTTGAAACATCATCGGCTTTTGATATGCCTATGATTGATGCGCTGGAGAAAAAAGGGCTTTTAAATAAAGAGATGACCGTTATTTGTAACGGTTTTAAAACCTTCCAATACAAAACTTATATTATTGATATGCTGCATGATGGTTTTAAAAACATCATCCCGGTATTGGATAATAAAGAGGAGTTTAACATTTACGACGACGAGGTTGAGATGGACACTCCCTGCAACCTGGGCATCCGCATAGCTGCGGAAGAGCAACCGGATTCGCAGTTTTACACCTCGCGTTTGGGTGTACGTATTGAGGACGTGATAGATTTTTATTATAACAAGATAGAAAAGAACCCAAATTTTAGGTTAAAACTATTGCACTTCTTTATCAACTCGGGTATTTCCGACACGCCATATTACTGGAACGAGTTAGAAAAGTACGTAACCTTATATTGCAAGCTCAAAAAAATAAACCCCGATTTAGATACTTTGGATATTGGTGGCGGTATGCCATTTAAAGATTCGTTGGTGTTTGATTTTGATTACGAATACATGATTAACGAGATTGTTAGTCGGATTAAAGAGATATGCGCCGAGCACGACGTAATTGAGCCGGATATTATTACCGAATTTGGTAAGTATACCGTTGCCGAAGCGTCGGGTATTTTATATAAGGTATTGGGCCGCAAACAACAAAACGACCGCGAACGCTGGTTAATGCTTGATGGCTCTTTTATTACCAACCTGCCCGATGTTTGGGCCTTGAACCAAAAATACGTATTGTTACCGATAAACAATTGGGATTCGGAATACGAGCGTGTAAACCTGGGCGGCATTACCTGCGACGGACAGGATTATTACAACCAGGAAGCCCACATGAACAGTGTATTTATGCCCAAAACGCGTAAAGTACAGTACATCGGTTTCTTCCACACCGGGGCGTACCAGGAGGTTTTAAGTGGTTATGGCGGCATTCACCACTGCCTGTTGCCATCGCCCAAACACGTACTCATCCGCCGCAACCGCGACGAAACCTTTAACTTTGAAGTTTTTGGCGAGGAACAAAACAGTAAACAAGTATTAAAACTTTTGGGATATAGTTAA
- the trpA gene encoding tryptophan synthase subunit alpha, giving the protein MIYEPSTNRLNKLFSEGKKNLLSIYFTAGHPALNTTIDIAEALEKAGADFLEIGFPYSDPLADGPTIQESSLTALNNGMNLNVLFDELANLRKRVSIPVLLMGYANPMVQYGVENFCKKAAEVGVDGVIVPDLPMYEYEKLYSNYFKDNNLSNIFLVTPQTAEQRIRKIDELSNSFIYLLSSASITGKALDLNDTVDTYFKRIEDMQLNNPTIVGFGIAGKAAFDKACQYNSGAIVGSAFVKYLNNTKNYLPGIAEFIGLFK; this is encoded by the coding sequence ATGATCTATGAACCATCAACCAATAGATTAAATAAGCTTTTTTCGGAAGGAAAAAAGAACCTGCTATCTATTTATTTTACAGCCGGGCATCCTGCTTTAAATACCACAATTGATATTGCCGAAGCCCTGGAAAAAGCCGGCGCAGATTTTTTAGAAATAGGTTTCCCATATTCCGACCCGCTGGCCGATGGCCCCACCATTCAGGAGAGTTCGTTAACGGCACTCAACAACGGCATGAACCTTAATGTGCTGTTTGATGAATTAGCCAATCTGCGTAAGCGTGTAAGCATACCTGTTTTGTTAATGGGTTATGCCAACCCAATGGTACAATATGGTGTAGAAAATTTTTGCAAAAAAGCTGCTGAAGTTGGTGTAGATGGCGTGATAGTTCCGGATTTACCAATGTATGAATACGAAAAGCTTTATAGCAACTATTTTAAAGATAACAACCTGAGTAATATATTTTTGGTTACCCCACAAACAGCCGAGCAACGTATCCGCAAAATTGATGAATTGAGTAACTCGTTCATTTACCTGTTGTCATCGGCGTCCATCACCGGCAAGGCTTTGGATTTAAACGATACTGTTGATACTTATTTTAAGCGGATTGAAGATATGCAGCTTAACAACCCAACCATAGTAGGCTTTGGCATAGCCGGTAAAGCTGCGTTTGATAAGGCCTGCCAGTACAATAGCGGCGCAATTGTAGGTAGCGCCTTTGTAAAGTATTTGAATAACACAAAAAATTACCTGCCGGGCATTGCTGAGTTTATTGGGCTATTTAAATAG